A single window of Columba livia isolate bColLiv1 breed racing homer chromosome 16, bColLiv1.pat.W.v2, whole genome shotgun sequence DNA harbors:
- the STAU1 gene encoding double-stranded RNA-binding protein Staufen homolog 1 isoform X7, with product MSQVQIQNPSAALAGSQILTKAPTLAQPLSIPSTASSLPSENAGRPIQNSALPSASVTCTSAAAAPSNMANPKEKTPMCLVNELARFNKIQPEYKLLSEQGPAHSKVFTVQLTLGDQHWEAEGTSIKKAQHAAAAKALEGTKFPKPTARPSRSEGKNPDSITPTVELNALCMKLGKKPMYKPIDPYTGMRSTYNYTMRGGTYPPRYFYPFPVGPLLYQVELSIGGQQFHGKGRTRQAAKHDAAAKALKVLQNEPLPEKPEVTKESGPPHMKSFVTKVSVGEFMGEGEGKSKKISKKNAAIAVLEELKKLPPLPTVEKMKPRIKKKTKSIVKLQTSPEYGQGMNPISRLAQIQQAKKEKEPEYMLITERGLPRRREFVMQVKVGVHTAEGMGTNKKVAKRNAAENMLEILGFKIPQPQPPKPALKTEEKTPVKKPGDGRKVTFFEPGSEETSTSNKEDEFRMPYLSHQQLPAGILPMVPEVAQAVGANQGHHTKEFSRAAPNPAKATVTAMIARELLYGGTSPTAETILKNNNSSGHVPHGPLARPSEQLDYLSNVQGIQVEYKDFPKNNKNEFVSLINCSSQPPLISHGIGKDVESCHDMAALNILKLLSELDQQTTEMPRTGNGPMSVNGR from the exons ATGTCTCAAGTTCAAATTCAGAATCCCTCTGCTGCCCTTGCAGGGAGCCAGATCCTGACTAAAGCCCCGACCCTGGCGCAGCCCCTGAGCATCCCCTCCACCGCCAGCTCCCTGCCCTCCGAGAACGCGGGCAGGCCCATCCAGAACTCCGCGCTGCCCTCCGCGTCCGTCACGTGCACCAGCGCAGCCGCAG CTCCTTCCAACATGGCAAACCCCAAAGAGAAAACCCCCATGTGTCTTGTGAATGAGTTAGCCCGTTTCAACAAGATTCAGCCCGAGTATAAACTTCTGAGCGAGCAAGGTCCAGCTCATTCCAAG GTGTTCACGGTGCAGCTGACCCTCGGGGACCAGCACTGGGAGGCCGAAGGAACCAGTATTAAAAAAGCGCAACATGCGGCAGCTGCCAAAGCTTTGGAAGGGACAAAATTCCCGAAGCCTACGGCTCGGCCGTCTCGCAGCGAAGGCAAGAATCCAG ACAGCATAACCCCCACAGTGGAGTTAAACGCACTTTGCATGAAGCTGGGAAAGAAACCTATGTACAAACCTATTGATCCCTATACGGGGATGAGATCCACTTACAACTACACTATGCGAGGTGGTACTTATCCTCCACG GTACTTCTACCCGTTTCCTGTTGGGCCCTTGCTTTACCAAGTCGAGCTCTCAATTGGGGGGCAGCAGTTTCACGGGAAAGGAAGAACAAGACAAGCTGCTAAGCACGATGCCGCTGCTAAAGCGCTGAAAGTTCTGCAGAACGAGCCCTTGCCTGAGAAGCCAGAG gtgaccaaggaAAGCGGTCCTCCCCACATGAAGAGCTTTGTAACCAAGGTGTCAGTGGGAGAGTTCATGGGCGAAGGCGAAGGGAAGAGCAAGAAGATCTCCAAGAAGAACGCCGCGATAGCCGTCCTGGAAGAGCTCAAGAAACTGCCCCCCCTTCCTACGGTCGAGAAAATGAAGCCAcgaatcaaaaagaaaacaaagtcaaTAGTGAAG CTGCAAACGAGTCCGGAGTATGGCCAAGGAATGAATCCCATTAGCAGACTTGCCCAGATCCAGCAGGCCAAGAAGGAGAAGGAGCCGGAGTACATGCTGATCACAGAACGCGGCCTCCCCAGGCGCCGGGAGTTCGTTATGCAG GTGAAAGTCGGTGTACACACAGCCGAAGGAATGGGCACCAACAAGAAAGTTGCTAAACGCAATGCAGCTGAAAACATGTTGGAAATTTTAGGTTTCAAAATCCCTCAACCTCAACCTCCAAAGCCAGCGTTAAAGACAGAGGAGAAG acaCCAGTGAAGAAACCAGGTGATGGCAGAAAAGTAACCTTCTTTGAGCCGGGCTCCGAGGAGACTTCGACTA GTAATAAAGAAGATGAGTTTAGGATGCCTTACCTTAGCCATCAGCAGCTTCCTGCTGGAATTCTTCCCATGGTCCCGGAGGTTGCACAAGCTGTAGGAGCCAATCAAGGACACCACACCAAAGAGTTCAGCAGGGCGGCCCCAAACCCCGCCAAGGCGACAGTGACAGCCATGATCGCCAGAGAGCTGCTGTACGGTGGCACTTCTCCTACTGCCGAGACCATTCTAAAGAATAACAACTCGTCAGGCCACGTACCCCACGGACCGCTTGCCAGGCCCTCTGAGCAGCTGGACTACCTTTCCAACGTTCAAGGAATCCAG gTTGAATATAAAGACTTtccaaaaaacaacaagaacGAGTTTGTATCTCTTATAAACTGTTCCTCTCAGCCGCCGCTGATCAGCCACGGGATCGGAAAGGATGTAGAGTCCTGCCACGACATG GCTgcactgaatattttaaagttgCTGTCTGAGCTGGACCAACAAACCACAGAGATGCCAAGAACGGGCAATGGACCAATGTCTGT AAATGGAAGGTGA
- the STAU1 gene encoding double-stranded RNA-binding protein Staufen homolog 1 isoform X2: MSQVQIQNPSAALAGSQILTKAPTLAQPLSIPSTASSLPSENAGRPIQNSALPSASVTCTSAAAAPSNMANPKEKTPMCLVNELARFNKIQPEYKLLSEQGPAHSKVFTVQLTLGDQHWEAEGTSIKKAQHAAAAKALEGTKFPKPTARPSRSEGKNPDSITPTVELNALCMKLGKKPMYKPIDPYTGMRSTYNYTMRGGTYPPRYFYPFPVGPLLYQVELSIGGQQFHGKGRTRQAAKHDAAAKALKVLQNEPLPEKPEVNGKEPDDENLNKSEISQVFEIALKRNLPVNFEVTKESGPPHMKSFVTKVSVGEFMGEGEGKSKKISKKNAAIAVLEELKKLPPLPTVEKMKPRIKKKTKSIVKLQTSPEYGQGMNPISRLAQIQQAKKEKEPEYMLITERGLPRRREFVMQVKVGVHTAEGMGTNKKVAKRNAAENMLEILGFKIPQPQPPKPALKTEEKTPVKKPGDGRKVTFFEPGSEETSTSNKEDEFRMPYLSHQQLPAGILPMVPEVAQAVGANQGHHTKEFSRAAPNPAKATVTAMIARELLYGGTSPTAETILKNNNSSGHVPHGPLARPSEQLDYLSNVQGIQVEYKDFPKNNKNEFVSLINCSSQPPLISHGIGKDVESCHDMAALNILKLLSELDQQTTEMPRTGNGPMSVCVKQEMEGDPLLKPANSSTLGQALDSTA, from the exons ATGTCTCAAGTTCAAATTCAGAATCCCTCTGCTGCCCTTGCAGGGAGCCAGATCCTGACTAAAGCCCCGACCCTGGCGCAGCCCCTGAGCATCCCCTCCACCGCCAGCTCCCTGCCCTCCGAGAACGCGGGCAGGCCCATCCAGAACTCCGCGCTGCCCTCCGCGTCCGTCACGTGCACCAGCGCAGCCGCAG CTCCTTCCAACATGGCAAACCCCAAAGAGAAAACCCCCATGTGTCTTGTGAATGAGTTAGCCCGTTTCAACAAGATTCAGCCCGAGTATAAACTTCTGAGCGAGCAAGGTCCAGCTCATTCCAAG GTGTTCACGGTGCAGCTGACCCTCGGGGACCAGCACTGGGAGGCCGAAGGAACCAGTATTAAAAAAGCGCAACATGCGGCAGCTGCCAAAGCTTTGGAAGGGACAAAATTCCCGAAGCCTACGGCTCGGCCGTCTCGCAGCGAAGGCAAGAATCCAG ACAGCATAACCCCCACAGTGGAGTTAAACGCACTTTGCATGAAGCTGGGAAAGAAACCTATGTACAAACCTATTGATCCCTATACGGGGATGAGATCCACTTACAACTACACTATGCGAGGTGGTACTTATCCTCCACG GTACTTCTACCCGTTTCCTGTTGGGCCCTTGCTTTACCAAGTCGAGCTCTCAATTGGGGGGCAGCAGTTTCACGGGAAAGGAAGAACAAGACAAGCTGCTAAGCACGATGCCGCTGCTAAAGCGCTGAAAGTTCTGCAGAACGAGCCCTTGCCTGAGAAGCCAGAG GTTAACGGAAAAGAACCAGATGATGAAAATCTCAATAAATCTGAAATAAGCCAAGTTTTTGAGATTGCACTTAAAAGGAACTTGCCTGTGAATTTTGAG gtgaccaaggaAAGCGGTCCTCCCCACATGAAGAGCTTTGTAACCAAGGTGTCAGTGGGAGAGTTCATGGGCGAAGGCGAAGGGAAGAGCAAGAAGATCTCCAAGAAGAACGCCGCGATAGCCGTCCTGGAAGAGCTCAAGAAACTGCCCCCCCTTCCTACGGTCGAGAAAATGAAGCCAcgaatcaaaaagaaaacaaagtcaaTAGTGAAG CTGCAAACGAGTCCGGAGTATGGCCAAGGAATGAATCCCATTAGCAGACTTGCCCAGATCCAGCAGGCCAAGAAGGAGAAGGAGCCGGAGTACATGCTGATCACAGAACGCGGCCTCCCCAGGCGCCGGGAGTTCGTTATGCAG GTGAAAGTCGGTGTACACACAGCCGAAGGAATGGGCACCAACAAGAAAGTTGCTAAACGCAATGCAGCTGAAAACATGTTGGAAATTTTAGGTTTCAAAATCCCTCAACCTCAACCTCCAAAGCCAGCGTTAAAGACAGAGGAGAAG acaCCAGTGAAGAAACCAGGTGATGGCAGAAAAGTAACCTTCTTTGAGCCGGGCTCCGAGGAGACTTCGACTA GTAATAAAGAAGATGAGTTTAGGATGCCTTACCTTAGCCATCAGCAGCTTCCTGCTGGAATTCTTCCCATGGTCCCGGAGGTTGCACAAGCTGTAGGAGCCAATCAAGGACACCACACCAAAGAGTTCAGCAGGGCGGCCCCAAACCCCGCCAAGGCGACAGTGACAGCCATGATCGCCAGAGAGCTGCTGTACGGTGGCACTTCTCCTACTGCCGAGACCATTCTAAAGAATAACAACTCGTCAGGCCACGTACCCCACGGACCGCTTGCCAGGCCCTCTGAGCAGCTGGACTACCTTTCCAACGTTCAAGGAATCCAG gTTGAATATAAAGACTTtccaaaaaacaacaagaacGAGTTTGTATCTCTTATAAACTGTTCCTCTCAGCCGCCGCTGATCAGCCACGGGATCGGAAAGGATGTAGAGTCCTGCCACGACATG GCTgcactgaatattttaaagttgCTGTCTGAGCTGGACCAACAAACCACAGAGATGCCAAGAACGGGCAATGGACCAATGTCTGT ATGTGTGAAACAAGAAATGGAAGGTGACCCCCTCCTCAAGCCGGCCAACTCCAGCACCCTGGGACAAGCACTGGACAGCACCGCCTGA